One segment of Myotis daubentonii chromosome 11, mMyoDau2.1, whole genome shotgun sequence DNA contains the following:
- the RMI1 gene encoding recQ-mediated genome instability protein 1, translating into MSVTSVALRVETWLLATWHVKVPVTWLEACINWIQEENDNINLSQAQMNKQVFEQWLLTDLKDLEHPLLPDDILEVPKGELNGFFALQINSLVDVSQPAYSQMQKLRGKNTMNELITAETQVTQKPWEAKPSRMLMLQLTDGIVQVQGMEYQPIPVLHSHLPPGTKILIHGIISFRLGVLLLKPENVKVLGGEVDALLEEYAQEKVLGRLIGEPDPIVSVIPNNSNQNIPRNTDDLELVLEPSDEELLASLDENDVFAANNDTSLERRCFSIGSSSNTIPTGQSSFEPGLVISPRPKEKPPNQSVHLTDGELDDFSLAEALLLEEAVQKEQMETKELQPLTLNRIPADSIARSSYKPNTLNNFSLIGKNGNDNWNENNLSEQMTDEDHNNGVFSVNHNVSITHGFSNKDKNSETDNKVKQTILSSNVHSLNNTILNRERVRTPKRSSQIYNGNDQCLQNYSLKSSENSTKFSNTMDLYSPPFIYLSVLMASKPKEVLTVKVKAFIVTLTGNLSSSGGIWSITAKISDGTAYLDVDFVDEILAGLIGFSVAEMKKLKKDPLQYQKFLEGLQKCQRDLIDLCCLMTISFNPSLSKAMVLALEDINVEHLENLKKRLNK; encoded by the coding sequence atgagtGTAACTAGTGTTGCATTAAGAGTTGAAACCTGGCTTTTAGCTACATGGCATGTTAAAGTACCTGTAACGTGGTTGGAAGCTTGTATTAACTGGATCcaagaagaaaatgataatatTAATTTGAGTCAAgcacaaatgaataaacaagtttTTGAGCAATGGCTCCTTACCGATCTGAAAGATTTAGAGCATCCTCTTTTACCTGATGACATTTTAGAAGTCCCAAAAGGAGAGCTGAATGGATTTTTTGCTCTGCAGattaattcattggttgatgtAAGTCAGCCTGCATATTCCCAGATGCAAAAGTTGAGAGGAAAGAATACTATGAATGAGTTAATTACAGCTGAAACACAAGTAACCCAAAAGCCTTGGGAAGCCAAGCCTTCACGAATGTTGATGCTACAGCTAACTGATGGAATTGTACAAGTGCAGGGGATGGAATATCAGCCTATTCCAGTTCTTCATAGTCATCTTCCTCCAGGCACAAAAATTTTGATACATGGAATCATTTCTTTTCGTCTTGGTGTTCTCTTATTGAAACCAGAAAATGTGAAGGTGTTGGGAGGAGAAGTAGATGCTCTTTTAGAGGAATATGCCCAAGAAAAAGTACTTGGAAGATTAATTGGGGAACCTGATCCTATAGTTTCAGTCATACCAAATAATTCTAACCAAAACATCCCTAGAAATACAGATGATCTAGAGCTTGTATTAGAACCTTCTGATGAAGAACTCTTGGCAAGTCTTGATGAAAATGATGTGTTTGCAGCAAATAATGACACCTCCTTGGAAAGAAGATGTTTCAGCATAGGTAGTTCCTCAAATACTATTCCCACAGGACAGTCAAGTTTTGAACCAGGACTTGTTATTTCTCCAAGACCAAAGGAGAAACCACCAAATCAATCTGTGCATCTCACAGATGGGGAATTAGATGACTTTTCCTTAGCAGAGGCCTTGCTTTTAGAAGAAGCTGTCCAGAAAGAACAAATGGAGACTAAAGAATTGCAGCCATTGACTTTGAACAGAATACCAGCTGACAGTATAGCAAGATCTTCATATAAGCCTAATACtctgaataatttttctttaattggcaaaaatggaaatgataattggaatgaaaataatttatctgaACAAATGACTGATGAAGACCACAACAATGGTGTTTTTTCAGTTAATCATAATGTATCCATAACCCATGGTTTTTCAAATAAAGATAAGAACTCAGAGACAGATAATAAAGTGAAACAAACCATCCTCAGTTCAAATGTACATTCCttaaataatacaatattaaaTAGAGAACGGGTCAGAACTCCAAAAAGAAGTTCACAAATTTATAATGGAAATGATCAGTGTTTAcagaattattctttaaaatcatCAGAGAACAGCACTAAATTTTCTAACACCATGGATTTGTATTCTCCACCCTTTATCTATTTGTCTGTTCTAATGGCCAGCAAACCAAAGGAAGTTCTAACAGTGAAAGTCAAAGCCTTTATAGTAACCTTAACTGGAAATCTCTCAAGTTCTGGTGGCATTTGGAGTATAACAGCAAAGATTTCTGATGGAACTGCATATCTAGATGTAGACTTTGTAGATGAAATACTTGCTGGTCTGATAGGGTTTTCAGTAGCAGAgatgaaaaagttaaaaaaggacCCTCTTCAATATCAGAAGTTCCTGGAGGGTTTGCAGAAATGTCAGCGAGATTTAATAGATTTGTGCTGTCTAATgactatttcatttaatccctCTTTGTCTAAAGCAATGGTACTGGCATTGGAAGATATTAATGTGGAACACCTTGAGAACTTAAAGAAGCGattgaataaataa